A stretch of Anas acuta chromosome 3, bAnaAcu1.1, whole genome shotgun sequence DNA encodes these proteins:
- the LOC137855016 gene encoding interferon-induced very large GTPase 1-like codes for MESQEERAAAREKARIAKKLLAEALEKEGLDEEYWLPKLSEILGVKSINALKHLQYEDYLKLAREGRYNWETKALQRLLGITGNETAVDELQKQHLDVMKQRQEEDKSILRELEEMQKSCSNSKEMISKKEEAPQQAMDIPREYWAPPVKALLDEVVSIRKHLEQQEKSMGKRENVSDEEVLRRASGGLALQGIYQTKSLEDVLAKREQLIRVPDGFMLTGPVQGSLLERKEFSSSEEEATFTKCMEQLGFSISASASDRFSGLIVERGVDYSQSSQSEDSRQSHSEQAYICITKYQYIPLASYYFQKDQLRLSDAALRELQDIEQLLSITQEADRFHLLKSRCASFFSRFGSHVNQGPLHFGGIFWWKASAEDFRAEQWDEMKQQTSEALNSYVGASFSGFSTKRGVKGDASKSSSQASFQGRDGSSTHTAVQLYVTKTGGPAETDSLPEWKCGLVANNTTWCVIDRGSQLTPVWDIILSNHSSDFKASHQMGSSLRTVYKALTNHSSGISFGEELASAVEEARAFLEQVKTWEGTVDEKKLLMLLDFQQGLNKRTKNHSVWINICLSDKALQEFLVNTVSFCQKSSPENTTYIKSLLQRLLDPHIYSVRDFPNTSFIMQWVFHKDQTLPQTPSISSLDDLNTTLLQMKEYIQEVTYAPATSASNIYEAKIKATFIVSQSVSSLLQSLQQRAQEDIELLVLLVTTSTGYQVESSTFQCLLGCREINFMIQEMRVAHNKYQSLKEQDVCRAQAFLLLRGLTITSEHKKVTPEQKNDRLVFMKEKMKNTWSTEMKALLKKHNAFKDWGRLERDLQSFIDGQLEDTSHKLKKDNRIKVMKDAFQGMQPPSHCNPKSDSSKSKASQATASPELLNLLKRLGLERYYPRKMGIEDFHIIHQTSVHDSQPSKDSELPFYFLQRLLTVDYRVRYLTCKEASKPGVVPTPNTSAEEHEPSDSFDDFLSDLDKGAPESASRESHVHPMDLQMAIFHCADDFMRQYLSSKLAFCQFALPLLVPNPGTSQIEFPLWSLSQIKKSWKGTVKSGEQTRLSSHDNKLIYQAETPIVSFLRIGSSPSSSKSQLLNALLSRKKHDTFFHRHCEGSTKDCFLMQGVVEISWYLPRGSDDDSFNGPVAFCNLHGDASDHEPQLQFLQEISAVNVVLVSELDQSNEKGRKILHDLWESQRPLVCLFTEKESIAAGRSGQNVRIGIKNRNEAELVAELTKTIRDLVEGSSTLVSLNACLSTARQHGFLVDEDAEACVTAKETAIKLVNLLKKEKLSEIKSQLLPLQGKLWYLWCKKDKELTRLQEKGNKSIEHHRSQIESEKSAIRQEQLGKAFPLNQLMKTVLGFLQSQPDNTKKFFLQWMKIFMDDISPDHLNDLNRKYHEVWYQIVSIKKKNEKTNQKTQFMKKLNALSDEINDSSIGLEHILREVGQIYEALESTNSKENWYVKLPEIAANLMVLGYPIELMDGDASYIPLQWIGAVFDRLIEKLGDKRVFVLSVLGIQSTGKSTLLNAMFGLQFNVSAGRCTRGAFMQLIKVDEKLQQDLNFDYLLVVDTEGLRAIEMANKQSLNHDNELATFVIGIGNMTLINIFGENPSEMQDVLQIAVQAFLRMKQVNISPGCLFVHQNVGEITAKEKNMEGQRRLQEKLDEMTMIAAQQEFCDITCFSDVIRFDVNTHIHYFAHLWEGNPPMAPPNPTYSQKVQELKSKILQAAKKESHSSVLRLSSLKVRISDLWNALLNENFVFSFKNSVEIAAYKKLETAFSQWTWQLRSHILDLQMKLENKVRNGELGKVTTEHLEKLVQEKSDAITKNMKTFFSEDRDHEILIQWKCSTELKLKELRESLLVETRRKCEKLLEVKKSQSKLDERKSTYENELLRKSRELALSLKGQKLGESELRNRFNSIWKQWVTEVSSATPPLEKVDIDVDIEDVLLDHFKEPNAVKQILNLHQNNTFSLDREKHVSKKKGFRIFSKSLDDADVNNMHRITESIIMHVKANIEKKEKDKMDYSQTFIHEILNEVEGGMNSVPTTANYSFNKEYKMELSLYLCRMAAGRFKDMHAAFRKANDPVVYLESKREDFFKCFQISCQGASCITTFADFLCSKIAPALRHAVYEKTALDIARDVKDKIPDFRGNRSTLEYYMLKYLAEEENFENFKHYLKAPGDFLNNYIKTKVETYCLDKNRRLEMFLSDSLSHYYESIKSAVFASTTVVKDRKDRKDKISLWLDEFCRALGDVLNLPRSDLKGIEHQEITDIEFLNNAMTEALSPIIDDLRKGFEEARMSSFERQPHTILAEQFAGCQERCPFCGAVCTNTMPNHDGDHRVVFHRPQVLRGFIWYETIGSKRHKTDNLVIDICSSLVSSDCSFKIGEDTWIPYKTYRDAGPPCSTWSILPDPSTQAYWKWFVSSFRTQLEQYYNGKFHGRGEIPASWQEVTKQNALAELEKC; via the coding sequence ATGGAGTCACAGGAGGAGAGAGCAGCTGCTAGGGAAAAGGCACGAATTGCTAAGAAATTGCTGGCAGAAGCATTAGAGAAGGAAGGACTTGATGAAGAATACTGGCTCCCCAAACTGTCAGAGATACTGGGTGTTAAGTCAATAAATGCTTTGAAACATCTGCAATATGAAGACTACCTTAAACTGGCACGTGAAGGACGGTATAACTGGGAGACCAAGGCACTCCAAAGGCTCCTAGGAATCACAGGCAATGAAACAGCTGTTGATgagctgcagaaacagcacTTGGATGTGATGAAGCAGAGACAAGAAGAAGACAAGTCAATTCTACGGGagctggaagaaatgcagaagagctgcagcaacagcaaagaaatgatAAGTAAGAAAGAGGAGGCCCCACAGCAAGCCATGGACATTCCCAGGGAGTACTGGGCACCTCCAGTGAAGGCATTGCTGGATGAGGTGGTGAGCATCCGGAAGCatctggagcagcaggagaagtccatggggaagagggagaatgTCTCTGACGAGGAGGTCCTGAGGCGGGCATCGGGaggcctggctctgcaggggatTTACCAAACCAAGAGCCTGGAGGATGTGCTGGCAAAGCGAGAGCAACTCATCAGGGTCCCTGATGGCTTCATGCTCACTGGTCCAGTGCAAGGGTCGCTGCTTGAGAGGAAGGAGTTCTCCTCCTCTGAAGAAGAAGCCACTTTCACCAAGTGCATGGAGCAGCTGGGGTTCAGCATCAGTGCTTCTGCCAGTGACAGGTTCTCAGGGCTCATTGTTGAAAGAGGTGTAGATTACAGCCAGTCCTCACAGTCAGAGGACTCCCGTCAGTCACACTCAGAGCAGGCGTACATTTGCATCACCAAGTACCAATACATCCCTCTGGCCTCCTACTACTTCCAAAAGGACCAGCTTCGCCTCTCAGACGCAGCCCTGCGAGAGCTGCAAGACATCGAACAGCTTCTGAGCATCACCCAGGAGGCAGACAGGTTCCACCTACTGAAGAGCAGGTGCgccagcttcttcagcaggTTTGGGTCCCACGTGAACCAGGGACCCCTCCACTTTGGGGGAATATTCTGGTGGAAAGCATCTGCCGAAGATTTCAGGGCAGAGCAATGGGATGAGATGAAGCAACAAACATCTGAAGCACTGAACAGCTACGTCGGGGCTAGCTTCAGCGGCTTCAGTACCAAGAGGGGAGTGAAAGGGGATGCTTCAAAGTCCAGCTCACAGGCATCATTTCAGGGAAGAGACGGAAGCAGCACCCACACAGCAGTTCAGCTCTACGTGACCAAAACAGGGGGCCCAGCAGAGACGGATTCCCTTCCCGAGTGGAAATGCGGGCTTGTGGCCAATAACACAACCTGGTGTGTGATCGACCGGGGCTCTCAGCTGACCCCAGTGTGGGACATAATCCTGTCCAACCACAGCAGCGATTTTAAAGCCTCCCATCAAATGGGCAGCAGCCTCAGGACTGTCTACAAAGCGCTAACGAATCACAGCTCCGGCATAAGCTTTGGAGAGGAACTAGCCAGTGCTGTAGAAGAGGCCAGAGCTTTCCTGGAGCAAGTGAAGACCTGGGAGGGGACAGTGGATGAAAAGAAACTGCTCATGTTGCTAGATTTTCAACAGGGTCTGaataagagaacaaagaatCACAGTGTCTGGATCAACATATGTCTGTCAGACAAAGCATTGCAGGAGTTCCTGGTGAACACTGTTTCGTTTTGCCAGAAGTCTTCTCCAGAAAACACCACCTACATCAAATCTCTGCTGCAGCGCCTGCTGGATCCTCACATCTATTCTGTCAGGGACTTCCCCAACACTTCTTTCATTATGCAGTGGGTCTTCCACAAGGATCAGACACTTCCCCAAACTCCCAGTATTTCCAGTCTTGATGATCTCAATACGACACTGCTACAAATGAAGGAGTACATCCAGGAAGTCACCTACGCACCGGCAACTTCTGCATCTAACATTTATGAGGCAAAGATCAAAGCCACCTTCATTGTAAGTCAGtctgtttcttccttgcttCAGTCTCTGCAGCAAAGGGCACAGGAAGACATAGAACTCTTAGTGCTCTTAGTTACAACCAGCACGGGATACCAAGTAGAAAGCAGCACATTTCAGTGCCTCCTTGGGTGTcgagaaattaatttcatgatACAGGAAATGCGCGTGGCACATAACAAGTATCAGAGCCTGAAGGAACAGGATGTTTGCAGAGCTCaggccttcctgctgctgagggGGCTCACCATAACATCCGAACACAAgaaggtcacccctgagcagAAGAATGACCGCTtagttttcatgaaagaaaagatgaaaaacacatgGTCCACAGAGATGAAAGCTCTCCTCAAAAAGCACAATGCATTCAAAGACTGGGGGAGGCTGGAAAGAGATTTGCAATCCTTCATCGATGGGCAACTGGAGGACACATCTCACAAACTGAAGAAAGACAATAGAATCAAAGTCATGAAAGATGCTTTTCAAGGCATGCAGCCTCCCAGTCACTGCAATCCCAAATCAGACAGCAGCAAATCCAAAGCAAGTCAAGCCACTGCAAGCCCAGAGCTCCTCAACTTACTTAAGCGCCTTGGGCTGGAAAGGTACTATCCAAGAAAAATGGGCATAGAAGATTTCCACATAATACACCAGACATCTGTACACGACAGCCAGCCGAGCAAGGACAGCGAGCTACCATTTTACTTCCTGCAAAGGCTCCTGACCGTGGATTATCGGGTGAGGTACCTGACTTGCAAGGAGGCGAGTAAGCCAGGAGTTGTGCCCACACCAAACACCTCAGCGGAGGAGCACGAGCCCTCTGATTCCTTTGATGACTTTCTCAGTGACTTGGACAAAGGAGCCCCTGAATCTGCAAGCAGGGAGAGTCATGTGCACCCCATGGACCTCCAGATGGcaatttttcattgtgctgatGATTTCATGAGACAGTACCTTTCATCCAAGCTCGCTTTCTGCCAGTTTGCACTACCCCTCCTGGTACCAAACCCGGGCACTTCACAGATAGAGTTCCCTCTCTGGTCCCTCAGCCAAATCaagaagagctggaaagggACGGTGAAATCGGGAGAGCAGACAAGGCTTAGCAGTCACGACAACAAACTCATTTATCAGGCAGAGACACCCATCGTGTCCTTCCTCCGCATCGgcagctctccttcctcttccaagtCTCAGCTCCTGAatgccctgctgagcaggaagaaACACGACACTTTTTTCCACCGCCATTGTGAAGGCAGCACCAAAGACTGCTTCCTGATGCAAGGTGTTGTGGAGATCTCCTGGTACCTTCCCCGTGGTAGCGACGATGACAGCTTTAATGGCCCTGTTGCTTTCTGTAACCTGCACGGAGATGCAAGTGATCACGAACCCCAGCTGCAGTTTTTACAGGAGATCTCTGCCGTGAATGTGGTTCTTGTTTCTGAGTTGGATCAGAGCAAcgagaaaggcaggaaaatttTACATGATCTGTGGGAGTCTCAGAGGCCTTTGGTTTGCCTTTTCACTGAGAAAGAGAGCATTGCAGCTGGCCGATCTGGCCAAAACGTAAGAATAGGGatcaagaacagaaatgaagcagaattagTGGCTGAGCTGACAAAAACCATCCGAGACCTAGTGGAAGGGTCGAGCACGCTTGTTAGCCTCAATGCATGCCTGAGCACAGCTCGCCAGCACGGCTTCTTAGTCGATGAAGATGCAGAAGCGTGCGTAACAGCCAAAGAAACAGCAATCAAACTGGTGAATCTGTTGAAGAAAGAGAAGTTGTCTGAGATCAAATCACAGCTACTGCCTCTTCAGGGAAAACTGTGGTACCTGTGGTgtaaaaaggacaaagaactCACTCGCTTGCAGGAAAAGGGGAACAAGAGCATAGAGCATCATCGGAGCCAAATTGAATCGGAGAAGTCTGCAATACGACAAGAGCAACTAGGCAAAGCATTTCCCCTCAATCAGCTGATGAAAACAGTCCTCGGCTTTCTCCAATCACAGCCAGACAATACCaagaaattctttctgcagTGGATGAAGATCTTCATGGATGACATCTCCCCTGATCACCTTAATGATCTGAACAGAAAGTACCATGAGGTATGGTATCAAATTGtatcaataaagaaaaaaaatgaaaaaaccaACCAGAAAACTCAattcatgaagaaattaaatgccCTTTCCGATGAAATCAATGATTCGTCCATTGGCCTTGAGCATATTTTGAGAGAGGTGGGGCAGATTTATGAGGCACTGGAATCAACAAACTCCAAAGAAAATTGGTATGTCAAACTACCTGAAATTGCTGCCAATCTGATGGTTTTAGGGTATCCCATTGAGCTGATGGATGGTGATGCTTCTTACATACCACTGCAATGGATTGGAGCCGTCTTTGACAGGTTAATTGAGAAGCTAGGGGACAAGCGGGTATTTGTGCTTTCCGTGCTTGGCATCCAGAGCACAGGGAAGTCAACCCTGCTGAATGCCATGTTTGGTCTCCAGTTTAACGTCAGCGCAGGGAGGTGCACCcggggagcgtttatgcagctcATTAAAGTGGACGAGAAGCTCCAACAGGATTTGAACTTTGACTACCTGCTCGTTGTTGATACAGAAGGACTTCGTGCCATAGAGATGGCCAATAAGCAGTCACTTAATCATGACAATGAGCTGGCCACCTTTGTCATTGGCATCGGCAACATGACTCTGATCAACATCTTTGGAGAAAATCCTTCAGAAATGCAAGACGTCCTTCAGATTGCTGTGCAGGCTTTCCTGAGGATGAAGCAAGTTAATATTTCCCCAGGCTGCCTCTTTGTGCACCAAAACGTGGGCGAAATAACcgcaaaggaaaagaacatgGAAGGACAAAGACGTCTGCAGGAAAAGCTGGATGAAATGACCATGATTGCGGCCCAGCAGGAATTCTGTGACATCACCTGCTTCAGCGACGTCATCCGCTTTGACGTGAACACCCACATTCATTACTTTGCTCACCTGTGGGAAGGAAACCCACCGATGGCACCGCCCAACCCCACCTACAGCCAGAAAGTCCAGGaattaaagagcaaaattctCCAAGCTGCCAAGAAGGAATCGCACAGCAGCGTTTTGAGGCTCTCCAGCCTGAAAGTTCGTATTAGTGACCTGTGGAATGCCTTGCTGAATGAAAACTTCGTTTTCAGCTTCAAGAATTCAGTGGAGATTGCTGCCTACAAGAAACTGGAAACTGCATTTAGTCAGTGGACCTGGCAGCTGAGAAGTCACATCTTAGACTtgcaaatgaaactggaaaacaaggTGCGGAATGGGGAGTTGGGCAAGGTCACCACAGAACACCTTGAAAAATTGGTGCAAGAGAAAAGTGATGCCATCACCAAGAACATGAAAACATTCTTCAGTGAAGACAGAGACCATGAAATACTGATCCAGTGGAAATGCAGCACAGAACTGAAGCTGAAAGAACTGAGAGAGTCCCTTCTTGTTGAAACACGAAGGAAGTGTGAGAAACTTCTAGAAGTAAAGAAGAGCCAGAGTAAACTGGATGAGAGGAAGTCCACATATGAAAATGAGCTCctgagaaagagcagagagTTGGCCCTGTCTCTAAAAGGCCAGAAATTAGGTGAAAGTGAACTGAGAAACCGCTTCAATTCTATCTGGAAGCAGTGGGTTACTGAAGTGTCCTCTGCTACTCCCCCTCTGGAAAAGGTGGACATTGATGTGGACATAGAAGATGTGCTTCTAGATCACTTTAAGGAGCCTAATGCAGTTAAACAAATATTGAATTTACaccaaaataatacattttctcttGACAGAGAGAAACACGTGTCTAAGAAAAAAGGCTTCCGCATCTTTTCTAAGAGTTTGGACGATGCCGATGTAAACAACATGCACCGCATTACAGAGAGCATCATAATGCATGTGAAGGCAAACattgagaagaaggaaaaagataaaatggatTACAGTCAAacttttattcatgaaatacTAAATGAAGTGGAGGGAGGTATGAACTCTGTCCCTACCACtgcaaattacagttttaataaaGAATACAAAATGGAATTATCACTGTACCTTTGCAGAATGGCAGCAGGAAGGTTTAAAGACATGCATGCAGCattcaggaaagcaaatgatCCAGTCGTCTACCtggagagcaagagagaagacTTCTTCAAATGTTTCCAGATTTCCTGCCAAGGAGCCTCTTGCATCACAACATTTGCTGATTTCCTGTGCAGCAAGATTGCCCCAGCTCTTCGACACGCCGTCTATGAGAAGACAGCTCTTGACATAGCTCGAGACGTGAAGGATAAAATTCCAGATTTCAGAGGCAATAGATCCACTCTGGAATATTACATGCTGAAATACctagcagaagaagaaaattttgaaaatttcaagCATTACCTTAAAGCCCCAGgagactttttaaataattacattaagaCAAAAGTTGAGACGTACTGTTTAGATAAGAACAGAAGGCTAGAGATGTTTTTAAGTGACTCCCTCTCTCATTACTATGAAAGCATAAAGTCAGCTGTTTTTGCATCAACCACGGTtgtcaaagacagaaaagacagaaaggacaAAATCTCTCTTTGGCTGGATGAATTCTGCAGAGCACTTGGAGACGTGCTAAACTTGCCCAGGAGCGACCTGAAGGGCATTGAACATCAGGAGATAACAGACATAGAGTTCCTGAATAATGCCATGACAGAAGCACTGTCTCCCATTATTGATGATCTCAGGAAAGGGTTTGAAGAAGCTCGTATGAGCTCCTTTGAAAGGCAGCCTCACACAATACTGGCTGAGCAGTTTGCAGGGTGCCAGGAGCGGTGTCCATTTTGTGGGGCTGTTTGCACTAACACTATGCCAAACCATGATGGAGACCACCGGGTTGTCTTCCATCGTCCGCAAGTTTTGAGAGGATTTATATGGTATGAAACGATAGGATCTAAAAGACATAAAACAGACAACCTAGTCATTGATATTTGTTCTAGCCTTGTTTCAAGTGACTGCTCATTCAAGATTGGTGAAGACACATGGAT